From the genome of Plectropomus leopardus isolate mb chromosome 4, YSFRI_Pleo_2.0, whole genome shotgun sequence:
atACCCACTgtacatattcagtaaacaaacataagtatttcatgtccgaaaaggagtaggaggaagtaAATACGTAAGTAGGAGGAAGTAGATGCTTATCGGCTCATCGTCTTGTGTTGTTGAACAGGTGAGGATTGCCCCAGCTGGATGGTCCCCATTAGTATTTGTACCAGCGAGGACCCCAAATGCACCAAGCTCAAGGTTCTGCTGGACAGACCCGAGACGACCATCACCCTGAGCGGCGTGGCCCCTGACCAGTGGATCAAGGTGAGCTCAGGTCACAGCATGTGTCCAggccaagcagcaacctccaaggctgacAAATGAAGGCAACGCACACGTGCCCAAAACCTGCAGTTTCTCTAATGTCCACTTAAGGCTGGGAAATTATGTTTGGAAGAGTGTTTTAATAGAGGACTGTTATGTTTACTctctatctctttttttaattatccaACAGGTTTGCATTATgcagcatgaaaacagtgtgTGATCATAATGTGTCTTCACATGTGACTGTGGCTGTATTTGTGGAAAAGGTCGTGTGCATACAAATGAGTAAAACTTTACGCTCAGCTCGTCACCATGTTTGGTGAACATAAACATTTCTCCTCACTTCAGAGCGGAGTTAAAATTTACCCGACTGGATCAAGGTTCCAGTGTCTGAAGCTGAATTAATGAGTCATAAGAGAAGATGCCTTCGTCTGtcctgttttcattaaaaaagtgaaatatcagAGTTCAGACGAAGGTCACAGACCGGAGTTGTGTCAGTCAGCAGGGAGGAagaacaggaagtgatgtgGTCATCGGACTCAGCCACACTTTCACCAGACAATGTCTCTATAGACGATCACCTATTTCACTGACACGGGACAACTTTTAGATAGCTTTATTATGAAAGTTAGACTTCATCGTattcttttgagttttttcaaatggaaacaGCCACTCAGCCGTTATCAAAAAGCAGTGATGTGTGTTGGAGTGGCAATatgagtgtgtatatatatatatacacatacacacagtatttttttttttttctgtttgttttttgttttggagccagcctcaagtggacattagaggaactgcagttttggcactTTAAATAATACCATATTCACACTGGGGTGCACATCGGATTTAAAACACGGGTAAACCCACTAAATTTGAGCAGTTGGCTGTTTTCCCATTGCCACTGAACTTCCCACTGGAGAAAGAGTcagcctttctgtcagctgacaTGCGTATGTGTGTTATTGTCTTGTTGGTGTGTCCCGGCGATGTCACGGACAAGCAGAAGatcaggtaaacagtagacagcagcagaagcagagttctttgaaaacttttcagcagtttcttgttatttatctcttacttatCAAGTCCCCCTTTCAAAGTTGgcgcagatgtatttggatcagtgttttagctgcttaggaggagacggagagtAATTAATGACGGCGCATCATTGCAACttgctggttaaggagctgaaattactgtgTTCACCCGGGTGTTGTCTTCCCATTAATGCTGATCGGAGCCAGATAAAAACCCGTGTCTACTGCAAAGTCATTTGACCGGGGTGTGAATACCGATTGCACGAGTTCCCATTGTATTAAAAGCCAGGcgttagcaggtgttagcggGTTTTTTATGCAGTTCGCCGCTTGGCAGCAATGTCATCATGCAGAAACCTACATCATGTCATGcgggaaaacatttttaggagggCTTGGGAAAGTAGCTTGGGAATTTTCACACTAATATTTACACACTTTAAATGTTCAGATTCGAATACATAATAAACACCACCCGAGGCTACAGAGTGATATATAAACCCCACCCTTTAGTCTTTCATTCTGTTAATGTAAATGAGACATGAACATGAATGGACTCGTAGAAGCTGATGATGTTTCTGTCTGAATGAAGAGTCCCGTGGAAATAAACGGTGTAAACAAAGAGTGGATAGGGATACATACAGCTGATACTGGTGTATAAATAATGCTTTGAATCCCCAATGCTCCAGTTCTGTGGCTTGTTCAGCCTTCATGTTACTCAATTATGAGCTCATGAATTTAAACTGCAGTTTAGGGAcacacatctaaaaaaaaaagatttaaagactACAGTTCTCTCTCCTCATTCAGTTAAAGTCAGAATTATCAGAGTTTGGGGAAATTGTGCCGCCACCAGAATCCCATTGTTCACTAAACCCTCAAGCATTAGCGTTCGGATGATGCTGTTTCCCTCCCTTTAAGCCATGCTGGATCATAGCACTCAGTCTGAGAGGTAAAAAATGGTGAAACTCCAGTTTTTCCCCTCCGCAGACTGACCCAGTTGTGTCCCTGCTGTTTACAGATCAACCCCGGCACCGTGGGCTTCTATCGCATCCAGTACAGCTCGTCCATGTTGGAGAGTCTGCTGCCGGGCATCAGAGACCTCACCCTGCAGCCTGTGGACCGACTCGGCCTGCAGAACGACCTATTCTCCCTGgtgagagacacacactcacacactcacacagcctGGCTGCAGGGCaatgaaacaataacaataatttccGTTTTTTTTCCTTCGTGGAAATCCGCTTCCCTCCCAGTGTGAACAAACAGACAGTGCAGAATCGAAACGGGCAGGAAGACTGAAAAGGGAAAGTGAGAGCTGTTGAGAAGGAAGAAAGTCAAAGTGCAAATTCAACTTAAAGATAAAATTCGCCTTATTTTccttaataaaaaacaaaaaaaaatccctctcaatcatcacttgtGACCTGCTCTAAGTGTGTGGCGGTGTAtgtatctgcagagactctgccctcggCCTGTAGtttcttattttgctgcagattttggtggtcaaaggtcaccgtgacctcgTCTGACTTATTTTCATGAACGCAATACCTCAAATGCATCTTTagggaatttctccaaatttggctTGAACATTTagttggactcaacaatgaactgattcagttttggtggtcataggtgaaaggtcaaagtcactgaccttgtctttttcattcttgtgaGCACAATTTCTCAGAAGCACCttcagggatttaaaaaaaaatggcaaaagagTGCACTTTAATTCAACAATgaactcattagattttggtagtcaaagaACAAGGTCACCTTGGCCTTGCATCTGTCTTACTCTCctgaatgtaatatctcaagatcagtgggagggattttttttcttttttcttttttttttttttttttttttttaactttggcaCAAAGGTTCACTTGGACTCGACGATGACCgaattaaattttggtggtcaaagttcaaggtcactatgaccttgcatccatctcactCTAATGAATACAATATCAgaagagcaccttgagggaatttctccaaatttggcgCAAAAGTCCACTTGGACCCAACAGTTAACTGATTCagttttggtggtcataggtgaaGGTTCAAGggcactgtgaccttgtctttctcattcttgtaaacacaatatctcaagatttttgtttttttttttttttttaaattggagcAAGCGTTCACTTTgattcaacaatgaactgagTAGAGTTCAGTGGTCAAAGAAcaaggtcaccttgaccttgcatccgtcctATTCTCTTGGAAGTAAGATCTTagaaacaccttgagggagtttccttaaatttggtgcaaacatcctcttggactcagactgaatgaactgattaaaatttggtggtcaaaggtctcTGTGAGCCGTAAATCAAGAATTCATTCGttaattgtgacaaaatttcacacaaatgtctaaaaggagataatgatgaagtgatgacattttctattcaaaaggtcaaaggtcagcataCTCTTCTTGCCATTACTCagcgtcatatctcaggaacagagggttttttttattatcattgttataaGTTTGCAGCAGGTTTTCATACAAATCTGAaataatttcaacttttttctgctgctcttgCTTTTTGAATTCCTGCAGTTAAAGacattaaccccttgaaacctggatcaacatttttcttgtgcagcattcagacgCCTTCGATTTAAACGTTgcttgaacaaattggtttgatttttttttttttttccaaaactatggaaagagggcaatgagcaactctgtcctgcaaattgtaagaaatttcAAGAAACatgatctaaaataaaaagacagagaaggagaaatTATTAgcaacacacagaaatatatttattatgttatcattttttttccaggccatttctttatttttggtttttactctttttttctaattttaaggatttttttcttgacttatttcttgctattttttttggtcatatctTGTAAGGTTGTTTCACTGTCTTCTTGTGTTATGGAAGGAAATCAgggcatttttttcagatttgaaagTGTTGAATGTACAGCAGGCCTTCGGCCTTAAAACTGTCGTCCTTCGTAAGCACAAAGGGTCTTTTTATATTTCAGGGAATCTTAAAGGGAAAAGCGTTTCTgagcttgtttttgtgtctttagtcTCGTGCGGGGATGATCAGCACGGTGGAGGTGCTGAAGCTGATGGAGGCGTTCGTCAACGAGCCAAACTACACGGTGTGGAGCGACCTCAGCTGCAACCTGGGAGTGCTGTCCTCGCTGCTGTCCCACACCGACTTCCACGAGGAGATCCAGGAGTTCATCCGGGACCTCTTCACCCCCATCGGCCTGGAGCTCGGCTGGGACTGCAAACCGGGGGAAGGTGAGGAAGTAGATTCCTTCATTaacatttaatcttttaatttacATTCATTGCCTTTATTTAATAGAGCATCGCTTTTTTAGACCCCTTGTGAAATTAGAGATTTCAAGCTATATTATCAAGATTTTTAAGTTTAGATGTTTAtttcaaattctgaaaaaagttgcataaaaatGATAGTAGAGTCCGAGCAATATATTAGTCAGACGATTTTATCGGCCGATTTTGGGCCGTCAAGAATATAAAGGTATCTGCTTACATGTTGTCCAATATGCACGATATGagaagtttatttatttttttaaagattattttggggctttttgcctttattagataggaaaGTTTAAGTGTTAAAGGGGGAAAGAGGGTGGATAACATACAGTGAAGGGCCGAAGCTGGAATCGAACCAGCGGTCGCTGCTGAAAGGACGTATAGCCTCTGTGTGTTGGGCGCCCGCTCTGCCACCTGAGCGTCTGGGCACCCCTGAAGAGTTTATTTTAACAGAACATGATGCAGAGAAAGACGCTTTGagtaatttgaaaatatttaattccCAAAGAAATGTACTGTTAGACTGcattgatgtcatttttgacagaaaagttaattgcataaaaaaatatcgACATAGTCATTTTTTACTCCCCAATATCATCTTCTAAAAATCCAGAATCGGTCAAACTCTGAATAGTCTATTTTGGCGATGTAATTTGACTTGACTGTGATGTTTTCGTCGTGCAGGCCACCTGGACGCCCTGCTGAGAGGTTTGGTTCTGGGGAAGCTGGGAAAAGCAGGACACAAACCCACACTGGAAGAAGCCCGGCGGAGATTCAAGGACCACGTGGAGGGCAAACAGGTCCTGCCCGCAGACCTCCGGAGCCCGGTGAGCACAATAAAACACTGACCGTGATCTACGAGTGGTTTTTAACAGCCTCCACActcaacatgttttgttttgtggtttgtattaaagggatagttcacccaaaaaatgaaaattcagtcattatctactcatcCTTGTGTCGATGGAAAGGGTGAAGTTTAATAGTCAGCTAAAGGCCGCCAGAGGTTCACGGGGAAAAGGCGATGCACTCATCTCCAAAACagttgaagcaaatggtgaccaggactcaaacgttaaaaaaaaaaagcataataaaactacaaaatgtctccatactgctcatcTGAAGAGTCCTGAAGCCCCaacgtgccaagttgttttgaaaaacgccGCTGCCGTTATGTTTTTAGCcgtgttgtagcctgtagctcccaGTGTGTGAGCCGCGTTCACATACGCTCACTTTAGACCAACGCTACATGCAAACAGTGTCAGCGCgtgaggaacttttacttaaTAAAACCTCagtgacatatttttatttagttattttagtattttataagTTTCCCtgaactttacaaaaaaaaagttgctggaaactttcagtatatgatgctgaaagtttcagttttaaattaacatttgctaaagacatTTAATTAAGTGTTGTGTTGgggtttgttatattccaaattttattcagattttcatttttattgtaaatgcatatcggctCCAAATACTGGATCATCTGTCTTAttagtatcggccctgaaaaaccaatatcggtcagCCCCGactagaatagaatagaaagagtgcctttattgtcattttatcttAAACATCCAAAATTCAGTGTGACTCTGGTGAGGAGCCACAGTTAAAAACATGATCTACACACACTCAACACGTCtcaccaaataaataaataatacaaatatggAGGCGTAAACAAGCAAAAACTCCTCCACCACCGTGTTTTTACCGGCCTGTGACGTGAAAAAACGTCGGTAAACCATCAGTCAAAAATCACTCCTCATTCGGTCAGTCGCCCCTCATACGGTATCTAATTtatatgctttattttttaattattacattttggcATAAGAAATGTAATAATTGAAATTATTAAACAATAGCTTTAAATTGATCCCCTGGCAGGTTTGATTTTTGGACCCTTGGTTAGTTAGTGGACATtagaaaaaactgcagttttacaAAGATTTCAgagtaatgtttttattttttaataaatttatatGTCATTTTGTTCCAGGTGTATTTAACGGTTCTGAAGCATGGAGACAGTGCCACATTGGACACGATGATGAAGGTGGGACAGCATGTTAGGCTGAGACATCAGGGACAATTACAACAACAGTTTCCATTATTCAGACTGATGTTAAAATTGTTATCCTGTACGAGGtgattgtttgtttctgctgttacTCATGtcttatctctttttttgtcccttttctAATCTGTCTTTTAGCTCCACAAACAGGCCGACATGCAGGAGGAGAAGAACCGCATCGAGCGAGTGCTGGGCGCCATCTCCGCCCCCGACCTCATCCAGAAAGTCCTCAGCTTCGCGCTCTCGGTACGCACGACCACgtttaacaaagttttgtttttgttggggaaaaagtgccagtgaaggaAAATCTGacttagtttagtttttttatccACTTGGACTTTGAGTCCGTTTATTACTGCGTGACGGTTTAATGATTAATGACAACAGCGGAGCAGAAACCGACACGTCTCCGAAATCATCGGCAGAGTCTCGGCACCTTTTTATCTTGTCAGATTTTGATGTGCAGCAGCTGACCGCATCACGCCAGCTCACCTTCGCTCATCGTCTCTGTGCGTTATCTCCCCGACAGGAAGAGGTTCGTCCCCAGGACACGGTGTCAGTAATCGGGGGCGTGGCAGGAAGCAGTAAACAAGGCCGGAAAGCTGCCTGGAAGTTTGTGAAGGACAACTGGGAGGAACTTTACAACCGCTACCAGGGCGGCTTCCTCATATCACGGCTCATCAAGGTAAAAAAACTCACACCGCTTCTCCGTTACGtgtgaaattaatttttccAGCTGCGACAACGACACACATTTAATCTGCTCGGTGCCGgaatatttctctgtttatttcgattttttatttatctttgctGGTctttatttgggattttttttttaatttttgtttgtttttgtgtgagacAAAAATTGTGcacgttgttttttttattccgCTCACGTTTCCTGTCTTTGCAGCTCACGGTTGATGGATTTGCGATCGACAAAATGGCTGCTGAAGTGAAGGTGAGAGCGCTTCGCCTGAATTCTGCAGAATCATTTCTTGTTTCTGAAGGTTTATTCGTGGtggagtttttatttatttattttttttaggggaaaaaaagtcaaatattttgatatttcacAAGTATAGATCATTCcatatttttagtctttttttaaaattttcagctGAGTCGTGTTTGGAAGAgccattactttttttgcagaacagaatttagtttttttaccACTAGAGGGCAGAAGGACCTCATAAACAAATGTGGAGTCACTCCTCCAGCATCATGAGCGTCTCATCATcattatgaatgaatgaaagcNNNNNNNNNNNNNNNNNNNNNNNNNNNNNNNNNNNNNNNNNNNNNNNNNNNNNNNNNNNNNNNNNNNNNNNNNNNNNNNNNNNNNNNNNNNNNNNNNNNNNNNNNNNNNNNNNNNNNNNNNNNNNNNNNNNNNNNNNNNNNNNNNNNNNNNNNNNNNNNNNNNNNNNNNNNNNNNNNNNNNNNNNNNNNNNNNNNNNNNNNNNNNNNNNNNNNNNNNNNNNNNNNNNNNNNNNNNNNNNNNNNNNNNNNNNNNNNNNNNNNNNNNNNNNNNNNNNNNNNNNNNNNNNNNNNNNNNNNNNNNNNNNNNNNNNNNNNNNNNNNNNNNNNNNNNNNNNNNNNNNNNNNNNNNNNNNNNNNNNNNNNNNNNNNNNNNNNNNNNNNNNNNNNNNNNNNNNNNNNNNNNNNNNNNNNNNNNNNNNNNNNNNNNNNNNNNNNNNNNNNNNNNNNNNNNNNNNNNNNNNNNNNNNNNNNNNNNNNNNNNNNNNNNNNNNNNNNNNNNNcattattattattattattcattgatGAGTAGGAATCTCCTGGGCTGTAAAGTCTGTAAACTTCCCagtttgacctttaacctcatCATGAACTGTACTCCACTGATTGTTGAATTTCGACGTCTGTACATCGTTAGCGCGGATTAGGCTAAAAGCcgatcagttaaaaaataatccatACTTATTACTGCTAATCTTCACATTTGTGGACGATAAGGTTTTCATAAATTTATAAAATTCGTGAAAGAtttgcattgttatttttttagtgtcTAGTAAATTTTGCTGAagaatttaaatgaaaagattttgagaataagtgaaagaaaaaacaattagtTCACAGATTTAATGATATTTcagtcttaaccctttaaaaatggagcaaactggtttgattttgcaagaaaatgacctgaaaataagcgcCAAAAAGGAGGTTTAAAACAAACGAGCATGAAAATAGTGCCGGaaactaaaaagtaaataaataatacattattttctgacacaattttaaatatataaatataataattaaggATACAGTTTTCTAGTTTATTcctagtttttttgtttccccttttaaaaaagactaaactaattttcaggtcattttcttggtcactgatttgttgcatttgtgggacgtttcttgtaaagttgtttgctgctttttttccgtgtttttgaGGGTTAATGCATCTTTAGACATCTTGACACGGTCTTGTTTGATTCTTGGGGATTGTGTTTAAGTTTCAAACAGAGTCTACACGTACGTCAGCGTACAAACTCTAAATTCAACCGAGTTTTGGGTGTTTGTCTTTCCTCGACAGCAGCGATTCAGTCTGAAAAGACGCTGATGGACTCTGATGAGacgtctctgtctgtcttcagaCGCTTGTTCCACCGCCTGATATTTGCTCTTAAATAAGGAAACGTGGTTTTTCGGGGGTTGAGGGGGACTCCTGTCTCTACCTGAGCCGGGCGGAGAAGCAGCGCATGTACTCCGTCATCCAGCGGTCGTCCACCACGGTCAGCTGCGAGCGGCTCGTCTTCTCCAGGTCGGCTGACCGAGCCCGCCGGCGGTCCAGGTTGGAGCTCCGTTTGTCGGACTGCCGGCGGGTCTGAACGCAGGCGTCGGACGTGTTGCACTGAGAGGAGAaaccagagagagggagaggaggacagcggcgttttattattaatgatggAGTTTCTGGTGACACGGCGGCACTTCTCTGGTGTCCAGTGATCGAGGTCGAGCCGCTCGGAAACACTCTCGTGGCTTCATGACTCTTCAGCtgttcctctttttaaaaatttaaattacgTCATTACGGCATTTCAGAGACAATAttcatatgtatttatatattttaagggTCTGCCGATGcggattattagtacttaaccctttgaaacctgagcaaaatggcttgatttcttgacaaatgaaaaaagcaacgaaagaaagcatgtttttctgctctgatggctgtgggatcaaaaatgtcagtttgaatgggtttcaatggagcatttttgacctgaacagtctgaatgtaactgtttagtttccacagtgtattttagacttattgtaggagctgagctgcaaattcactgattacactcaaatacacaatctggactacatttaggacacatgcatcaacacagcagattattttttttaaaaagtgcgtaaaatgcgGCAAAAAGCCCCTCAGGGTCAAAAGTGTCTCCAGTGAGACAGTCACTCACGTCATTTGGTGTCCTCCTgacctctgtctgtctctcgcTCCAGTCCAGTCGGCTGGACGGTCTTCGGTTCTCCTTGGTGCTGATTGGCGGTTGGCTCTTCGCTCTCGGCGGTTTGCGGACGACAACCGGTTTATCGTCGAGGGAACTGTCTCGGCGTCCCGGCTCAGACCGAGGGGTGCGGCGGCGGTGTCGTCGCTTCGGTGCCGGGTTCTCCCGCTCCCCATCAGAGGACGCGGTGTCGGCGGGACCGACGTCAGTCGCCGTGTCGTCTGAGGGTCCGCTGGTGTTTGGAGCCACCGAACCGCCGCTGGCTTCATTCACGCCGTTTTCTATGACGGCTGCTTCAGACGCAGAAACACGGCAGGTTAGAGTCACAAACGTCTCatcaaagacacattttcacactgatGTTCTGTCCGTCAGCTCAGCAGCTCTCTGTATTAAATGATTTCTGATGTTTCGATGCAGCTCGATGATTTGACCGTAACCAGTATGAAGAGTTAATGAGTTGGTGTAAAAGTTGCGTGAATAGTCCGGCTTTTATTcgcttaaatcactgaactcaacaggcgtCTGTATGGGATgagcttttaattctttttacacaaaactgtCGCTCTGCagagatggaaatacaatcaaattattaatttaaccctttgagacctgagcagattgttttgttttttttaaattaaaaaacgtGGGAAGAACATAATtaagttagcaagaaattgtacaagaaaatgatgtgaaaattcTCCAAAATAacccagacaaaaacaaaataaaacaaaaaaaaagaaagtaaaacaaaaaatacaaaatatgcacCATAAAAAGCTTACCCATTATAATAAATTggtacaattatttttaataaacacttataataatattaataattatagtttactggacattttttgttttcccacttCTActcaataacaataaaaatgaaaatattgagttaaatattttactttttactccactacaattaTTATGTAACtcctttttaaattaagatttctgCACACAAACCAAATGAAAGCAGCTGAAACAATAAGTTGATTCactagaaaattaattggcagcTATTTTCATAatctttaagtcatttttattacataaaacattaatcatatatactgtatgtggttaagaatatttttcttatattcttatattttctcttaccagaaaattaagagaaatttGGGAGACTGTTGATGTATGAGACAAGTTGCGTCTCTTCTCACATTTCCTCGGCTGCATTTCAGAGCGCGAACAGGACGAAACGCTCCCATCTGATCACTGAACCCTCAGTCCACATATTTTTAGCATTGGTGTCTCCCTGAGGCAAAGCAGCCTCTGGCCCTCAAACTGTCAAAATGACGCTCACACAGGAGCACAAAGAAACTCCTCCGGGGAGTCCGTTAGATTATCCCAAAATATTCCTGGAAGCCGGACAGGAAACAGAGCGACACGAGTACAGAGAATCTCACGAGTCTTACACTGATCGACTGTATGCAGGGCTGagagttttctttaaaaaatcaccaaaactcacatttatcacagccagaaaactgtaaaaacagaaaataatgttgAATTTCCAAATTTTTGATGGTTCTTGATGACACCATGTGTTATTATCCAGGTtaatttcccatctttgctgagtGAAAACGATTAAAAGCCCGTCCCATACAGACGCCTTTAACTGTgctgagttcagtgatttaagcaaataataatgtgtctattaattgaagtt
Proteins encoded in this window:
- the ccsapa gene encoding centriole, cilia and spindle-associated protein isoform X1, whose protein sequence is MRSGDKSETKAITATMVTKKVRTEYMKKFRDPKWETFSKCYEDSLKYRLTRRVMEHSHKPWFWEGWDSGSDSSGWSTPRLTRNKIAPLSLPPPTSLEVKQMLSSPGPKPPSEDGATEVGGGEAEVVEGESNAAAVIENGVNEASGGSVAPNTSGPSDDTATDVGPADTASSDGERENPAPKRRHRRRTPRSEPGRRDSSLDDKPVVVRKPPRAKSQPPISTKENRRPSSRLDWSERQTEVRRTPNDCNTSDACVQTRRQSDKRSSNLDRRRARSADLEKTSRSQLTVVDDRWMTEYMRCFSARLR
- the ccsapa gene encoding centriole, cilia and spindle-associated protein isoform X2, which translates into the protein MRSGDKSETKAITATMVTKKVRTEYMKKFRDPKWETFSKCYEDSLKYRLTRRVMEHSHKPWFWEGWDSGSDSSGWSTPRLTRNKIAPLSLPPPTSLEVKQMLSSPGPKPPSEDGATEVGGGEAEVVEGESNAAVIENGVNEASGGSVAPNTSGPSDDTATDVGPADTASSDGERENPAPKRRHRRRTPRSEPGRRDSSLDDKPVVVRKPPRAKSQPPISTKENRRPSSRLDWSERQTEVRRTPNDCNTSDACVQTRRQSDKRSSNLDRRRARSADLEKTSRSQLTVVDDRWMTEYMRCFSARLR